CGAAcctcaaaacaaaattcaagaaaaatgcAAAGCATTTCGTAGTGCCATTCTTTGCGGTACAAAAGCTTACACGAAATGGAGTTTGAATTCCATATGAGGGAGCTAGACAACTTGGATAAGCGCATAAGACCGTACTCGGAGAAAATTGGCCATGAAAAATGGTCAAGGTATCATTCGAGAAAACAACGGTGAAAACTAATAAGGAGgataaaattaatgatatgtTCACCTATTTATAGCGTTGTATTTGCGTTGTTTTTGCGTTGCGTTTGAGTTTTTTTCCAAAAGTAGAACTATGACGTAAGCGTCCAAATTGTAGGTACTCTACCATGACATCAAACATAGCCGAGGCACCGAACTCGGCAAATTTAGCAAAGAAGGGAAACACCAGCGACAACATTAATGGAGTGCTTGAGGGCACAAATGCAAGAGTGGACATACAATAATAGAAAGGATGCACAAAAATGCACAACAAGGCTGACACCATCATCTGAGAAAAAACTCATAGGGAACTATGTACGGATCATTGCGACTAACGGTAAGTTCGGATTATCGTTCGcataaagtaaaattaaaacgATTGTGTTTGCatagttttttggttgttttaaagttggtttaaaactTGCGAGTGAAACCAAAGAAACCGAGAACTTGTTTGAGGTGATAGATGAAGACGTAACAAGAATAGTAAACTTGAAGGAGAAGACGTGCACATGCAATAGATTTCAAAAAGATGAAATGCCATGTAACCATGCAGTCGCCGTCATGAAGGACTTgaacataaacacatacaactaCTGTGCACAATACTACACATCAAAAGCATGGCTGCAAACATATGAAGAAACAGTATACCCGAGTTGGAAACGTAAGAGAATGGGAACTTCCGcatttttttgaagaaatcaTAGTGTTGCCTCCAAAGGAGAGAATCAAGTCTGGAAGGCCGAGGAAAAGAAGAATGGCAGCAGCTTGGgaaacaaagaaacaaaacaagTGTGGCAAGTGTGGACAAAAGGGACATAACAAAAAGACACACGAGAAGAATTACGGCATAGAAGTGGAAACAACTACAcatcaaccaaaaaacaactatattaaaacatttagaaaacaCATACTGCATATTACGATTGGTTGttacatacatttttttattgtgattttttatgtggagagatattgataatagggaattggtattattatcattaatataCAAAAGAACATCAAATATTATAGATAACTAATTAAATGAGTGGAAGAAGGTTGAAATtaataagaaggaaaaataaactACATAAAGTGATTACAAATGCAATTTAGTTGTTTATCAGATGGTTGTAATAAGGTTGTTAATAGTATCTTGTCATGAGTAAGAGTAAATATAAAgattaaaaatccaaaaatatgaacaaattaaaaaccaattccaattaagaaaaaaacatgATAGAAACAACAACTTGTCTATGATTATGAACATAATCTGGTAATAGAAAAAACAAAAgctacataaaaaaaaagtagtatttccaacaacaaccaATAGATAACTAAGACAAATTCTTCTTTGGACCCTTTGGAGGAGCCTCATCTTCACTATCAATAAATTCCACTTCTTTCATGCGAGCATACTTATAGAACAACACGACAAGCCTATCACGGTGTTTCTCAACATCAAATATGGGAGGAATCGGTTTCATATCAATAAAGTATTCGGCGAACGATGCAACGAAACAACCACGatccgcaaaacaaccaaaaaacaacagtagaaaaacttagaaaaggaaaataacattacaaattttaaaaacatttgaaaataaaaaataaaaacaacttacTTAGAGGTTTGTTGAGGCAAACCATCAACCTTAACAACTTCGAAAGGGTCTAAACAAATCGGtttgttttcctttttgaaCTCATCAAACAAAGCAAAAAAGTGGGGCAACAACACCGCAAATGGCTGACAAGCTTTGATAGCAGCACTATCTTTCATAGCAGTCGACAAGGAGTTGTACATGTACACACGCCTTTCCTCAATATTCAATCGACCAAGAATCCAATGTGATTCAGTCTCCATATGGATGATAAAGAAAACATGATCGCACAAATGCCAAGGGGAACCACATAACATTTTTCTACCTCTTATATAATCAGCAATGGCATGCTGGGCAgttatcaaagaaagatttttttttctgtgcaataaatttttcatacaaagcatGAATGGTTTTGAAGAATAAGCAATCGGTGGTTGTGAACTTAACCTTTGGCTCCTTTGCATACTTTCCTTTTTTACGTAGATAGTAAAAAATGATGTCCGAATCTTGaacaataaaaaatgataaatgttggaaaatcagaaaatgaattatatttcaacaactaaaaaacaaccaacaaacaacatgaataaaactatagactgaaatttttgaaaaaaatcaaaagaaaaaataaattaacttacaGAATTAGTCAAACATTGGCCAGGATATGCAAGCTTGTGGAACCACATCTTGGTTGCAACATCTTCCACGCCAAAACGAAAAGGGGGAACAATCTTATCCTTACCCTTCAAGTAAACCTTCTCCTTATCATGCctaacatttttaaaaaaaaaaagtgaaacataaatagtaaagtaaaaaacaaaaaatacaaaaacacaaCAAAGGTGctgaaaataaacacttacggaTCTTTCTTCGATCGGCGTCCTTCACCAAGCCACAAGTCAAAATCAATCTCGTCTTTATGTTCTACATCTTCACCAATCTTATCATCGAGAGGACACAACCCAGCCACATACTTAACAACTCCATAACCAGAACCATCTTTAGAACTAGAAATGGAAGAGTCATACTCCATAAACGGAGACGTCAGCGCTATGGGTTTCTTAGATTTCCTCTTGTCAACAAGAGGAGTTTCTTCAACGGGAATTGGGTCATCTTCAAGTTCAATGTTAGAATCAACATTGAGACCTGTTGCACccatctaatatattttttccacaaaaatgaaagaaaatagacAGTGTTAAACACAAAAAGTatgaagaaactaaaaaacaaccaaaaaaaaaaaaaaatatacctcaAAACAAACAAGACGACGATCCGTAACCTCAACATTTTCAGAAACTGAAATCTGTTTACAAGGATCACCACCAATTCCATCTGAAGACATCTGTTTATATATGGTATTAAAAAGGAATTAGAGCATGGTTAAAAAATAACAACCTTtacacaaccaaaaaacaacacaaaagcaACATTACCATAAGCTCAACTGCTTTTACCCCGGACTGAACAGTAGCCTCAACATCTATTTGAGTAGGGCCGTCATTGAAATCAACGAAATTCTTGAtacagaaaataaaggaaaaagaaaatggaaaaaagtgaagttattttttgtgaaatacttgaacaactaaaaaaaactacatcacaaaataaaaacaacaagtaAAATAATAAGACCAACAATAAATTCCGAACAACAAAATCTACAAACACGaccatataaataacataataaatacaaataaatagtaCGAAAATAGTTGCAAATTTacgaaaaataaaacataacaagAGACATAACAATAACATAGAATTACAAGAGCACTACCTAAAACGGACttacaacaaaataaaccacACAAAGTAACTAAAACCTAGTTACATTGTCTACTTATCTACCTTCTCCTCACTATCAGTGGCATCATCATCACTTGccattatcatttttttcttttgagtcaGAATCTTCATCGGGTTGATCATCCTTCTCTTCACCTTCACTACCCTCCCCTTCGTCATCACCCATAACATTCTCTTCTTCATTTTCATCACCACCTCCATCATCATCATTGGAAGAGTCACTGCCTTTTTCCTATATTGaaattacatattaaattagtataaaacaacttaaaaaaaaccgaaaaacaactattgaaaaactaaaataccTTGGCATAGGAATCGGCAAAAACGGTAGAAAGCGTATGCCGCATTGAAGCCATACGAGCACCAAAAGAAACAAAGCGTGCGGACACAAACTCTttcaactcaaccaaatcagatGAAATCTTCTGTTGGGAAGTATGCAACGAATCGATCTTGACCTCCAACCCATGAAATTTCTCAGAAAAGGCCTCAAGCTTGACAGAAATGTCACTGCGAGCAACGAGTTGGCTCTTCGGGGACGGGAAGACTCTTGTAAGAGTTGAAGTCGGTGTCGAACTTGAAGCTTGTTCggtttcaaagctttgaactcaccgGTAGTGGGCCTCATATTTGAAAGTTGCGGTCGATCAAAAAAcaccaaaattaaaatttcaattataaagattaataataataaaaaacaacacaaaaacaactacTGAAAAACCAAATTACAACAAACAGATATACCTTATCTTTGGAAACATCAAAGATAGTAGTCTTCAAAACTTTGAAAGTAGGTTGACTATTGCATGTCCACTGAGTGATCCTTGGAATACGAGAGCTTTCCTTTTGGCAGTACTTACCTTTCATGTACTTACAACACTCG
This region of Cannabis sativa cultivar Pink pepper isolate KNU-18-1 chromosome 7, ASM2916894v1, whole genome shotgun sequence genomic DNA includes:
- the LOC115696603 gene encoding uncharacterized protein LOC115696603 isoform X1 produces the protein MMSSDGIGGDPCKQISVSENVEVTDRRLVCFEMGATGLNVDSNIELEDDPIPVEETPLVDKRKSKKPIALTSPFMEYDSSISSSKDGSGYGVVKYVAGLCPLDDKIGEDVEHKDEIDFDLWLGEGRRSKKDPHDKEKVYLKGKDKIVPPFRFGVEDVATKMWFHKLAYPGQCLTNSVS
- the LOC115696603 gene encoding uncharacterized protein LOC115696603 isoform X2 — protein: MSSDGIGGDPCKQISVSENVEVTDRRLVCFEMGATGLNVDSNIELEDDPIPVEETPLVDKRKSKKPIALTSPFMEYDSSISSSKDGSGYGVVKYVAGLCPLDDKIGEDVEHKDEIDFDLWLGEGRRSKKDPHDKEKVYLKGKDKIVPPFRFGVEDVATKMWFHKLAYPGQCLTNSVS